One Vitis vinifera cultivar Pinot Noir 40024 chromosome 8, ASM3070453v1 genomic window carries:
- the LOC100259609 gene encoding uncharacterized protein LOC100259609 codes for MIGLSKLCIVLIVVFAVFLLVIGTQLFHVYWYRKRFRRQNSTAGHPEFPGDPFSIPSKELLYFFCWKRQSRIEPHADPHAHPATRPGRVPSEEINDVDVLKWQGLYGSSRVLFTIKEEEREEMEPQATDKSLSAETKSVSLGECLRVADELPELTVAVGVDEVTPFSTPCASPPYFTPSPSPTRDVGNGTTSPENVEIGNLVLAIKGLEKECSESDVSSGSKFSFVSLEVHSD; via the coding sequence ATGATCGGTCTGAGCAAGTTATGCATCGTTCTCATCGTGGTGTTTGCAGTCTTCCTCCTTGTCATAGGCACCCAACTCTTCCACGTTTACTGGTACCGGAAACGATTCAGGCGTCAGAACTCCACCGCCGGCCACCCTGAGTTTCCAGGAGACCCTTTCTCCATCCCCTCCAAGGAGCTCCTCTACTTTTTCTGCTGGAAACGCCAGTCCCGCATCGAACCCCACGCCGATCCCCACGCCCATCCTGCTACCAGGCCCGGTAGAGTGCCGTCGGAGGAGATCAACGACGTTGACGTCCTTAAATGGCAGGGATTGTATGGTTCTTCAAGGGTTTTGTTCACCATCAAGGAGGAGGAGAGGGAAGAAATGGAGCCACAAGCAACTGACAAATCATTGTCTGCGGAGACAAAAAGTGTATCACTGGGGGAATGTTTAAGGGTTGCTGATGAATTGCCAGAGTTGACTGTGGCCGTTGGTGTGGACGAAGTGACACCGTTTTCGACGCCTTGTGCTTCTCCACCTTACTTCACTCCCTCCCCTTCTCCAACCCGAGACGTCGGAAATGGGACGACCTCACCAGAAAATGTGGAAATCGGAAATCTCGTTTTAGCAATAAAAGGGCTGGAAAAAGAGTGCTCGGAGAGTGATGTTTCCAGCGGTAGCAAGTTTTCATTTGTGAGCTTGGAGGTCCACAGCGACTAA